A stretch of Caenorhabditis elegans chromosome IV DNA encodes these proteins:
- the ZK354.3 gene encoding uncharacterized protein (Confirmed by transcript evidence), translating into MSLEMVLHMVIQLTVLSAALVFCKGKKKNTSAAPVSIRKPPMKPACSTIKPTDFPPASAAPIAPKGEEKKEEEKKEEEKKEEEKKADDEKKKTEEKDDKKSKKTEEKDKLSVKKTQETKSERKDKKDERKEDDKKEENKEKSKDEEKKKDEVKDKKEDEKMDDKKPGEKEEKKEEFKKEMKKEEKKEEKKEEPKKNDAPKKEGETKGEVKKDALVENPIVTEMSDRDEKKEEKKDDKKDEKKDEKKEAKKEEKKEEKKEEKKEEKKEEKKDDKKEDDKEKSATKSEDKKSDEKKTEEKKSDEKKNEKSEEKK; encoded by the exons ATGTCACTTGAAATGGTTCTTCATATGGTCATTCAGCTCACTGTTCTCTCGGCAGCACTGGTATTCTGCAAGGGCAAGAAAAAGAATACTTCTGCGGCGCCTGTCAGTATTCGAAAACCTC CAATGAAACCAGCATGTTCAACCATAAAACCAACAGATTTTCCACCTGCATCAGCGGCCCCTATTGCGCCAAAAGGGgaggaaaagaaagaagaggaaaagaaagaagaggaaaagaaggaagaagagaagaaggctgatgatgagaaaaagaaaacagaggAGAAGGATGATAAGAAGTCAAAGAAAACGGAAGAAAAGGATAAGCTATCAGTGAAAAAGACCCAGGAAACGAAATCTGAACGAAAGGACAAGAAGGATGAGAGGAAAGAGGATGATAAGAAAGaggaaaataaggaaaaatctAAAGATGAGGAGAAGAAAAAGGATGAGGTGAAGGACAAGAAAGAAGATGAAAAGATGGATGATAAGAAGCCAGGTGAAAAGGAAGAGAAGAAGGAAGAATTCaagaaagaaatgaaaaaagaggagaagaaagaagaaaagaaggaagaaccaaagaaaaatgatgCACCAAAGAAGGAAGGAGAAACCAAAGGAGAAGTTAAGAAAGATGCTTTAGTTGAAAATCCGATTGTTACTGAAATGTCTGATAGG gatgaaaagaaagaagagaagaaagacgacaaaaaagatgagaaaaagGATGAGAAGAAGGAGGCaaagaaagaggaaaagaaagaggaaaagaaagaggagaagaaagaagaaaagaaagaagaaaagaaggatgataaaaaagaagacgatAAGGAAAAATCTGCAACTAAATCTGAAGATAAAAAATCCGATGAAAAGAAGACTGAAGAAAAGAAGtccgacgaaaaaaaaaatgaaaagtctGAGGAGAAGAAGTGA
- the Y4C6B.4 gene encoding MFS domain-containing protein (Confirmed by transcript evidence) — protein MIRIWGNYFRIIIVLLSFMCLVSVCSNYIIINFTFICMKDDLSQTTEVNGTLKSIYDYTPTEKKYILWAVAFGTMVGTFPINILYVKYGARIPFFSAGVLSAVTTGLTPWAAAQSMWIFVALRFLQVVRLFFLLFHVSYLKSWRFCVCSFIH, from the exons atgataagGATATGGGGTAACTATTTTCGAATTATCATAGTGCTTCTCAGCTTCATGTGTCTTGTTTCCGTGTGCTCTAATTAtataattatcaattttacatttatttGCATGAAAGATGATTTGAGTCAAACAACGGAAGTTAATGGG accCTTAAAAGTATTTACGATTATACACCTACTGAGAAAAAGTACATTCTATGGGCAGTTGCATTTGGTACAATGGTTGGAACATTTCCCATTAATATCCTCTACGTCAAATATGGTGCAAG aattccatttttctcggCTGGAGTGTTATCCGCCGTCACTACAGGATTGACACCGTGGGCAGCCGCTCAGTCAATGTGGATTTTTGTAGCTTTGAGATTTTTACAGGTTGTTCGACTTTTTTTCTTACTGTTTCATGTTTCctatttgaaaagttggcGTTTTTGCGTTTGTTCGTTTATAcattaa
- the ZK354.2 gene encoding Protein kinase domain-containing protein (Confirmed by transcript evidence), translating into MTSVGPGPPQKELIRAQNGTYEVTKPLATGTFGSIYKAKRESDGKFFAVKCEALNMKSSLLRQMSVVLASIHYPSPFFTTIEERGTVPNRFLFIVMPLYGENLFDLMMNTNKDRKFSMATGLHLAEQTLTAIRDLHRNGFIHRDIKPSHFCIGREVDGQHHQVYLLDFGLCKRPRFAKKNDEAEEQMRKNAIHYRGVVKYASVHAHQGKNLGYKDDMESWWYMVLEFFLGALPWALLNKESEQDVLHLKRRITAPMVAAVWRTTPETTAGFFDLLTVIREPKDVAEFVEYDRIADGIQKLFEKSKSNTQEPPDWDCMTDYKGPGYQQVPMIAPPEVGLKPEMDFGKSDPGAGGGSVEQPKKEEVDKKKKKKKKGDGSSNRSERENRSEKSQKSQKSSRKSVREKKAQRSQRNGRKSKEIKSDAGKSQRSKRARKAKK; encoded by the exons ATGACGTCTGTTGGACCTGGACCACCGCAAAAGGAGCTCATACGAGCACAAAACGGCACCTATGAAGTGACGAAACCGCTGGCGACGGGCACGTTCGGCTCGATTTATAAGGCGAAACGCGAGAGTGACGGAAAGTTTTTTGCGGTCAAATGCGAGGCGCTGAACATGAAGAGCTCG CTTCTCCGTCAAATGTCTGTTGTTCTGGCATCGATCCACTATCCATCACCATTCTTCACGACTATTGAGGAGCGTGGCACGGTTCCAAATCGTTTTCTCTTTATTGTGATGCCATTG TACGGCGAAAACCTGTTTGACCTGATGATGAACACGAACAAGGATCGCAAGTTCAGCATGGCGACGGGGCTTCACTTGGCCGAGCAGACCCTCACAGCAATCCGCGACCTCCACCGGAATGGATTCATTCATCGCGACATTAAGCCATCTCATTTCTGTATTGGAAGAGAGGTTGACGGCCAGCATCATCAGGTTTACCTGTTGGATTTTGGGTTGTGCAAGAGACCGag attCGCCAAGAAAAACGATGAAGCTGAGGAGCAGATGAGAAAGAATGCGATTCACTACAGAGGAGTCGTCAAGTACGCGAGTGTTCATGCTCACCAGGGG aaaaatctcgGCTACAAAGACGACATGGAGTCCTGGTGGTACATGGTGCTTGAGTTCTTCCTCGGAGCTCTCCCGTGGGCACTGCTCAACAAGGAAAGCGAACAGGACGTGCTTCACTTGAAACGTCGGATCACTGCACCAATGGTCGCGGCAGTTTGGAGAACAACTCCTGAGACCACTGCTGGGTTCTTTGATCTTCTGACCGTCATCCGTGAGCCGAAGGATGTCGCAGAGTTTGTGGAGTACGATCGTATCGCTGATGGAATTCAGAAGTTGTTTGAGAAGTCGAAGTCGAATACTCAAGAGCCACCAGATTGGGATTGTATGACGGATTACAAGGGTCCCGGGTACCAGCAGGTACCGATGATTGCACCTCCTGAGGTTGGGCTGAAGCCGGAAATGGACTTTGGGAAGAGCGATCCGGGAGCTGGAGGAGGATCTGTCGAGCAGCCGAAGAAGGAGGAGGTagacaagaagaaaaagaagaagaag aaaGGTGATGGATCGTCGAACAGAAGTGAGAGGGAAAATAGATCGGAGAAGagccaaaaaagtcaaaaatctaGTCGTAAAAGTGTCAGAGAGAAAAAAGCGCAGAGAAGTCAGAGAAATGGCCGTAAATCGAAGGAGATCAAGAGTGATGCGGGAAAATCCCAACGGAGCAAGAGAGCTCGGAAGGCTAAAAAATAG
- the msp-59 gene encoding Major sperm protein 19/31/40/45/50/51/53/59/61/65/81/113/142 (Confirmed by transcript evidence), whose translation MAQSVPPGDIQTQPGTKIVFNAPYDDKHTYHIKVINSSARRIGYGIKTTNMKRLGVDPPCGVLDPKEAVLLAVSCDAFAFGQEDTNNDRITVEWTNTPDGAAKQFRREWFQGDGMVRRKNLPIEYNP comes from the coding sequence ATGGCCCAATCTGTCCCACCAGGAGACATCCAAACCCAGCCGGGTACCAAGATTGTCTTCAATGCCCCATACGATGACAAGCACACCTACCACATCAAGGTGATCAACTCATCGGCTCGCCGTATTGGATACGGTATCAAGACCACCAATATGAAGAGACTTGGAGTTGATCCACCATGTGGAGTTCTCGACCCAAAGGAAGCAGTTCTTCTTGCCGTTTCCTGTGATGCTTTCGCCTTTGGACAAGAAGACACCAACAACGATCGTATCACTGTTGAGTGGACCAACACCCCGGATGGAGCTGCCAAGCAATTCCGCCGTGAATGGTTCCAAGGAGACGGTATGGTTCGTCGCAAGAACCTCCCTATCGAGTACAACCCATAG
- the ZK354.2 gene encoding Protein kinase domain-containing protein (Confirmed by transcript evidence), with the protein MTSVGPGPPQKELIRAQNGTYEVTKPLATGTFGSIYKAKRESDGKFFAVKCEALNMKSSLLRQMSVVLASIHYPSPFFTTIEERGTVPNRFLFIVMPLYGENLFDLMMNTNKDRKFSMATGLHLAEQTLTAIRDLHRNGFIHRDIKPSHFCIGREVDGQHHQVYLLDFGLCKRPRFAKKNDEAEEQMRKNAIHYRGVVKYASVHAHQGKNLGYKDDMESWWYMVLEFFLGALPWALLNKESEQDVLHLKRRITAPMVAAVWRTTPETTAGFFDLLTVIREPKDVAEFVEYDRIADGIQKLFEKSKSNTQEPPDWDCMTDYKGPGYQQVPMIAPPEVGLKPEMDFGKSDPGAGGGSVEQPKKEEVDKKKKKKKKTKKKGKNNKTISVEEVE; encoded by the exons ATGACGTCTGTTGGACCTGGACCACCGCAAAAGGAGCTCATACGAGCACAAAACGGCACCTATGAAGTGACGAAACCGCTGGCGACGGGCACGTTCGGCTCGATTTATAAGGCGAAACGCGAGAGTGACGGAAAGTTTTTTGCGGTCAAATGCGAGGCGCTGAACATGAAGAGCTCG CTTCTCCGTCAAATGTCTGTTGTTCTGGCATCGATCCACTATCCATCACCATTCTTCACGACTATTGAGGAGCGTGGCACGGTTCCAAATCGTTTTCTCTTTATTGTGATGCCATTG TACGGCGAAAACCTGTTTGACCTGATGATGAACACGAACAAGGATCGCAAGTTCAGCATGGCGACGGGGCTTCACTTGGCCGAGCAGACCCTCACAGCAATCCGCGACCTCCACCGGAATGGATTCATTCATCGCGACATTAAGCCATCTCATTTCTGTATTGGAAGAGAGGTTGACGGCCAGCATCATCAGGTTTACCTGTTGGATTTTGGGTTGTGCAAGAGACCGag attCGCCAAGAAAAACGATGAAGCTGAGGAGCAGATGAGAAAGAATGCGATTCACTACAGAGGAGTCGTCAAGTACGCGAGTGTTCATGCTCACCAGGGG aaaaatctcgGCTACAAAGACGACATGGAGTCCTGGTGGTACATGGTGCTTGAGTTCTTCCTCGGAGCTCTCCCGTGGGCACTGCTCAACAAGGAAAGCGAACAGGACGTGCTTCACTTGAAACGTCGGATCACTGCACCAATGGTCGCGGCAGTTTGGAGAACAACTCCTGAGACCACTGCTGGGTTCTTTGATCTTCTGACCGTCATCCGTGAGCCGAAGGATGTCGCAGAGTTTGTGGAGTACGATCGTATCGCTGATGGAATTCAGAAGTTGTTTGAGAAGTCGAAGTCGAATACTCAAGAGCCACCAGATTGGGATTGTATGACGGATTACAAGGGTCCCGGGTACCAGCAGGTACCGATGATTGCACCTCCTGAGGTTGGGCTGAAGCCGGAAATGGACTTTGGGAAGAGCGATCCGGGAGCTGGAGGAGGATCTGTCGAGCAGCCGAAGAAGGAGGAGGTagacaagaagaaaaagaagaagaag aaaaccaAGAAGAAGGGGAAGAACAACAAGACGATTTCGGTGGAAGAGGTTGAATAG
- the msp-58 gene encoding MSP domain-containing protein (Confirmed by transcript evidence), producing MKRLGVDPPCGVLDPKEAVLLSVSCDAFAFGQEDTNNDRITVEWTNTPDGAAKQFRREWFQGDGMVRRKNLPIEYNP from the coding sequence ATGAAGAGACTTGGAGTTGATCCACCATGTGGAGTTCTCGACCCAAAGGAAGCAGTTCTTCTTTCCGTTTCCTGTGATGCTTTCGCCTTTGGACAGGAGGATACAAACAACGACCGTATCACTGTTGAGTGGACCAACACCCCGGATGGAGCTGCCAAGCAATTCCGCCGTGAATGGTTCCAAGGAGACGGTATGGTTCGTCGTAAGAACCTCCCAATCGAGTACAACCCATAG
- the msp-65 gene encoding Major sperm protein 19/31/40/45/50/51/53/59/61/65/81/113/142 (Confirmed by transcript evidence), whose amino-acid sequence MAQSVPPGDIQTQPGTKIVFNAPYDDKHTYHIKVINSSARRIGYGIKTTNMKRLGVDPPCGVLDPKEAVLLAVSCDAFAFGQEDTNNDRITVEWTNTPDGAAKQFRREWFQGDGMVRRKNLPIEYNP is encoded by the coding sequence ATGGCCCAATCCGTTCCACCAGGAGACATCCAAACCCAGCCGGGTACCAAGATCGTCTTCAATGCCCCATACGATGACAAGCACACCTACCACATCAAGGTGATCAACTCGTCGGCTCGCCGTATTGGATACGGTATCAAGACCACCAATATGAAGAGACTTGGAGTTGATCCACCATGTGGAGTTCTCGACCCAAAGGAAGCAGTTCTTCTTGCCGTTTCCTGCGATGCTTTCGCCTTTGGACAGGAGGATACAAACAACGACCGTATCACTGTTGAGTGGACCAACACCCCGGATGGAGCTGCCAAGCAATTCCGCCGTGAATGGTTCCAAGGAGACGGTATGGTTCGTCGCAAGAACCTCCCAATCGAGTACAACCCATAG
- the Y4C6B.4 gene encoding Major facilitator superfamily (MFS) profile domain-containing protein (Confirmed by transcript evidence) yields the protein MIRIWGNYFRIIIVLLSFMCLVSVCSNYIIINFTFICMKDDLSQTTEVNGTLKSIYDYTPTEKKYILWAVAFGTMVGTFPINILYVKYGARIPFFSAGVLSAVTTGLTPWAAAQSMWIFVALRFLQGVAYSADFAAIGIVISKWAPLDETAIFIATLTSFTSIASIITNGASGVICDTLGWQWSFYFHSATCLLIFCCWVLIYQDDPTFHKSVSVKELGWIQKNKSEAHIKVGMKVPYKAIFTSPVVLTVWLCAFTELSTLILIATYGPIYFRSVLGFDIKIIGFYLGIMIAIHLPFRFVCAFLSDKTKCISEMGKIHIFNTLAVGFVGISFLIFGKIPPEHNISAVVCLAILECFISFNSGGFYKCGTLHARQFSSIVISAIQFTKCISLFSGPALVAFFVTDESNQTQWSHVFMTLAGFSFVANILSFIFFTDKPAKWTEDDAAVKYSKNEDVVKI from the exons atgataagGATATGGGGTAACTATTTTCGAATTATCATAGTGCTTCTCAGCTTCATGTGTCTTGTTTCCGTGTGCTCTAATTAtataattatcaattttacatttatttGCATGAAAGATGATTTGAGTCAAACAACGGAAGTTAATGGG accCTTAAAAGTATTTACGATTATACACCTACTGAGAAAAAGTACATTCTATGGGCAGTTGCATTTGGTACAATGGTTGGAACATTTCCCATTAATATCCTCTACGTCAAATATGGTGCAAG aattccatttttctcggCTGGAGTGTTATCCGCCGTCACTACAGGATTGACACCGTGGGCAGCCGCTCAGTCAATGTGGATTTTTGTAGCTTTGAGATTTTTACAG GGTGTTGCATATTCAGCCGATTTTGCTGCAATTGGAATCGTTATTTCAAAGTGGGCACCACTCGatgaaactgcaatttttattgcCACTCTAACTTCTTTCACTTCAATTGCTTCGATTATAACAAATGGAGCAAGCGGTGTT ATTTGTGACACTTTGGGTTGGCAATGGAGTTTCTATTTCCACTCAGCCACCTGTCTTCTCATCTTCTGTTGCTGGGTTCTCATCTATCAAGATGATCCAACATTTCATAAAAGTGTCAGTGTCAAAGAGCTTGGATGGATTCAGAAGAACAAGTCAGAAGCTCATATAAAAGTTGGAATGAAGGTTCCGTACAAGGCAATTTTCACAAGTCCAGTTGTCCTTACTGTCTGGTTATGTGCATTCACAGAACTCTCCACGTTGATTCTCATTGCCACGTATGGtccaatttatttcagaagtgTTTTAGGATTTGAT ATCAAAATAATTGGATTTTATCTGGGAATTATGATTGCTATCCATCTCCCATTCAGATTTGTATGCGCCTTTTTGAGTGATAAAACGAa atgcatTTCTGAGATGggaaaaattcacattttcaacacACTTGCTGTTggttttgttggaatttcatttcttatttttgg taaaattccTCCGGAACACAATATCTCTGCAGTCGTTTGCCTTGctattttggaatgttttatcagttttaacaGTGGTGGATTTTACAAATGTGGGACACTTCATGCGAG acaattctcATCAATTGTAATATCTGCAATTCAATTTACAAAAtgtatttctctattttctggACCAGCTCtagttgcattttttgtaacGGATGAATCAAATCAAACACAATGGAGTCACGTTTTTATGACACTTGCAGGATTTTCATTTGTG GCCAATATTCTctcattcatatttttcacgGATAAACCGGCCAAATGGACGGAAGATGATGCAGCTGTGAAGTATTCGAAAAACGAAGACgttgttaaaatttaa
- the ZK354.9 gene encoding Serine/threonine-protein phosphatase (Predicted), with translation MKLRRRVVCLRARARPQSLRRRRTCNIFNKQPMLIEANSPINICGDIHGQFSDLLRLFDKNGFPHRANYLFLGDYVDRGKHCLETILLLFAYKVIFPNHFFMLRGNHECSLINKIYGFYDECQRRYNKPSVYVSFEGVFSDMPLTALVGQRILCMHGGVSKMLQNVSQLRAIKRPFDNPEPNTLAIDILWSDPTNFQKGWNPNSRGVSYVFGSDALRKLLDRLQIDLVVRAHQVVQDGYEFFANRRLVTIFSAPFYCGQFDNAAAVMYVNKNLVCSFVVLRPRKKIARRRMMPAAS, from the exons ATGAAACTGAGAAGACGCGTCGTGTGCCTCAGAGCAAGAGCAAGACCGCAATCACTCCGGAGACGAAGAACATG caacatATTCAATAAGCAACCAATGCTCATTGAGGCCAACTCCCCAATTAACATTTGTGGTGACATTCATGGACAATTCAGTGATCTTCTTCGCCTCTTTGACAAAAACGGCTTCCCACATCGTGCGAATTATCTGTTTCTTGGTGATTATGTGGATCGTGGAAAGCATTGCCTTGAAACAATCTTGCTTCTATTCGCCTACAAAGTCATCTTTCCAAACCATTTCTTCATGTTGCGAGGCAATCACGAATGTTCACTTATCAACAAGATATATGGATTCTACGATGAGTGTCAGCGCCGTTACAACAAACCATCCGTATACGTTTCGTTTGAAGGTGTCTTTTCGGATATGCCATTGACAGCTCTTGTTGGTCAGAGAATTTTGTGTATGCATGGCGGAGTTTCCAAAATG CTTCAAAACGTCAGTCAACTTCGTGCTATCAAACGTCCATTTGACAATCCTGAGCCAAATACGCTTGCAATTGACATTCTTTGGAGCGATCCAACAAACTTCCAAAAAGGATGGAACCCAAACTCTCGTGGTGTTTCATACGTTTTTGGATCAGATGCCCTTCGTAAACTTCTCGATCGTCTTCAAATTGATCTCGTGGTTCGTGCTCATCAAGTTGTGCAAGACGGCTACGAATTCTTTGCTAATCGTCGTCTGGTTACAATCTTTTCGGCACCGTTCTACTGTGGACAGTTTGATAATGCAGCTGCAGTGATGTATGTCAATAAGAATCTTGTCTGTTCGTTTGTG GTTCTCCGTCCCAGAAAGAAAATTGCGAGACGCCGTATGATGCCAGCGGCCAGCTAG
- the slc-46A gene encoding Solute carrier family 46 member 3 (Confirmed by transcript evidence), translated as MIRYLRMLGMEIPLFLYMLGSYLNYPVFQNLIYEKECLIKYQQNETFCRNVSAYYDDKDIQAAANHFYFISSLTLLCPSLVTTLLLGAATDYWSIKIPLIIPYIGCILGTINYVFQSYFIHTSVYFLLISDALFGLCGGFIAIISTTLTYGVKTSMLRYRSYRIAGVEGAIGLGGTVGFALSGTIREACGYAVTFLIILGLQLLALLYLLGLAKETKFEPVRPDEHTSLISTTGKQLVAVIREFYRVITKSRQFRLLLILNLLAFGLEMLVFSGLSDIQYSYLRYKLQWGDKKYGWFSGLSYGITTAAVLFLYPLLRMKLMSDGMLATLGLFFKMISLFMFAFLQNEVMAYSIAVIVMFNRFVSTGFRAFISSLIDMQEQGKIFSVISLLEGITTLVATSIYNNVYPNTLTFFPGLLYLISAVTLLIPLAIVSTSDFVVRTHRPEVSEGILNSRNDVIDEDGSIEDLSY; from the exons ATGATTCGGTATCTTCGAATGTTGGGAATGGAGATTCCTCTGTTTCTTTATATGCTCGGCTCATATCTCAACTATCCCgtgtttcagaatttgatctacgaaaaggAATGCTTGATTAAGTATCAACAG AACGAAACATTCTGTCGTAATGTTAGTGCCTATTATGATGACAAGGATATTCAAGCAGCCGCCAATCATTTTTACTTCATCTCCTCATTGACTCTTTTGTGCCCATCTTTGGTAACTACGTTGCTGTTGGGAGCag CCACCGACTACTGGAGTATCAAAATTCCTCTGATCATCCCATACATTGGATGCATTCTTGGCACCATCAATTACGTGTTTCAGTCGTATTTTATTCACACTTCGGTCTATTTTCTGCTTATCAGTGATGCGCTCTTTGGCCTTTGTGGTGGCTTCATTGCAATTATAT CAACTACTTTAACATATGGAGTGAAAACAAGTATGCTTCGCTATCGTAGTTACCGTATTGCTGGAGTCGAAGGAGCTATCGGATTGGGTGGAACCGTTGGATTTGCATTATCTGGAACTATAAGAGA agcatgCGGATATGCTGTCACTTTCCTTATTATTCTGGGTCTTCAACTTCTTGCTCTTCTCTACCTTCTCGGTTTAGCAAAAGAAACTAAATTTGAACCAGTACGACCTGATGAGCACACtt ctttgatCTCCACCACTGGAAAACAATTGGTCGCCGTAATCCGTGAATTCTATCGAGTTATCACAAAATCTCGTCAATTCCGTCTTCTTTTAATTCTCAATCTTCTCGCATTTGGACTAGAAATGCTCGTATTTTCCGGTCTCTCAGATATTCAATATTCATATCTTCGTTACAAATTACAATGGGGAGATAAGAAGTATGGATGGTTCTCTGGACTTTCTTATGGTATTACAACTGCAGCAGTTTTATTCCTGTACCCATTGTTACGCATGAAGTTGATGTCTGATGGAATGTTGGCCACATTgggattatttttcaaaatgatctCGTTGTTCATGTTCGCTTTTCTGCAGAATGAAGTTATGGCTTATTCTATTgcag taattgtAATGTTTAATCGATTTGTGTCAACTGGATTCCGTGCATTCATTTCATCTCTAATCGATATGCAAGAGCAAG gaaaaattttcTCCGTGATTTCACTTTTGGAAGGAATTACCACACTTGTTGCCACATCAATATATAACAATGTATATCCAAATACATTGACATTCTTTCCGGGATTACTGTATCTTATCAGTGCAGTCACATTGCTCATCCCACTTGCAATTGTCAG CACATCAGACTTCGTGGTCCGAACTCATCGTCCAGAAGTCTCAGAAGGAATCCTTAATAGTCGAAATGACGTCATTGATGAAGATGGGTCAATCGAAGATTTATCTTATTAA